A part of Euzebya sp. genomic DNA contains:
- a CDS encoding sugar ABC transporter substrate-binding protein — MRKNVLTRLIVLLAALALAATACASDDGGSDEETEAAGAAEDTAATEEEPAEEEPAATEEEPAEEPEDTEAADGGEASGEGLIAVLLPDSASSSRWESDDRPAFEAAFEELGLSPDDYQIQNAEGDAVAQQQQAEQAITNGASVIVMTNLDSGSGAAIHQMARDAGVAVIDYDRLTLDSTADYYVSFDNEAVGRLQGETLVQCVEDQGIENPAVAVLNGSPTDNNATLFKNGYDGVINPLFDSGDWTEVDDQSVPEWDNQQALQIFEQMYTAAGGEIDAVLAANDGLGNAVVQVLLTNDAAGIPVTGQDATVEGLQNIVQGYQCMTVYKAIPQEATAAAELAVALRNGEEAETNASVDSGAGEVPSVLLEPTAVTADNIMDTVVADGFRTVEEICTGPVAETDWCTENA, encoded by the coding sequence ATGAGGAAGAACGTGCTGACGCGTCTCATCGTGCTGCTCGCAGCCCTGGCGCTCGCCGCCACGGCCTGTGCGAGCGACGACGGGGGGTCGGACGAGGAGACCGAGGCCGCGGGCGCCGCGGAGGACACGGCCGCCACCGAGGAGGAGCCGGCCGAGGAGGAGCCCGCCGCGACCGAGGAGGAGCCGGCGGAGGAGCCCGAGGACACCGAGGCGGCTGACGGCGGGGAGGCCAGCGGTGAGGGCCTGATCGCGGTCCTGCTGCCGGACAGCGCGTCGTCGTCGCGGTGGGAGTCCGACGACCGCCCGGCGTTCGAGGCCGCGTTCGAGGAGCTCGGGCTGTCCCCCGACGACTACCAGATCCAGAACGCCGAGGGTGACGCCGTCGCCCAGCAGCAGCAGGCCGAGCAGGCCATCACCAACGGCGCGAGCGTCATCGTGATGACCAACCTCGACTCCGGCAGCGGCGCCGCGATCCACCAGATGGCCCGCGACGCCGGCGTCGCCGTCATCGACTACGACCGCCTGACCCTCGACTCCACGGCCGACTACTACGTCAGCTTCGACAACGAGGCCGTCGGCCGCCTGCAGGGCGAGACGCTGGTCCAGTGCGTGGAGGACCAGGGCATCGAGAACCCGGCCGTCGCCGTGCTGAACGGCTCTCCGACGGACAACAACGCCACGCTGTTCAAGAACGGCTACGACGGCGTGATCAACCCGCTCTTCGACTCCGGTGACTGGACCGAGGTCGACGACCAGTCGGTCCCGGAGTGGGACAACCAGCAGGCGCTGCAGATCTTCGAGCAGATGTACACCGCCGCCGGTGGTGAGATCGACGCGGTCCTCGCGGCCAACGACGGTCTCGGCAACGCGGTCGTCCAGGTGCTGCTCACCAACGACGCCGCCGGCATCCCGGTCACCGGCCAGGACGCCACCGTCGAGGGCCTGCAGAACATCGTGCAGGGCTACCAGTGCATGACCGTCTACAAGGCCATCCCCCAGGAGGCCACCGCGGCCGCCGAGCTGGCCGTCGCCCTGCGCAACGGCGAGGAGGCCGAGACCAACGCGAGCGTCGACTCCGGCGCCGGCGAGGTCCCCTCGGTCCTGCTCGAGCCGACCGCGGTCACCGCCGACAACATCATGGACACCGTCGTCGCCGACGGCTTCCGCACCGTGGAGGAGATCTGCACCGGCCCGGTCGCCGAGACCGACTGGTGCACGGAGAACGCCTGA
- a CDS encoding ATP-binding cassette domain-containing protein, with protein sequence MASPETPLLELRGVSKRFGAVQALSGVDFTLHAGEVVALVGDNGAGKSTLIKGIAGIHPYDDGEVFFEGRQVHIHSPRDTADLGIEVVYQDLALADNLDVVQNMYLGRERRGRLGLLDEEAMESAAKDTMAGLAVTTLGSVRQRVAGLSGGQRQSVAVAKAVMWNSKVVILDEPTAALGVAQTRQVLELVKRLGHQGLGVIVITHNLHDVAEVADRIAVLRLGQMVATFDAGDTTQQEIVQAITAGELKAVPGMTTAEST encoded by the coding sequence ATGGCCTCTCCTGAGACCCCCCTGCTCGAGCTCCGAGGCGTGTCCAAGCGCTTCGGGGCCGTGCAGGCCCTGAGCGGCGTCGACTTCACCCTGCACGCGGGTGAGGTCGTCGCCCTCGTCGGCGACAACGGCGCCGGCAAGTCCACCCTCATCAAGGGCATCGCCGGGATCCACCCCTACGACGACGGCGAGGTGTTCTTCGAGGGCCGTCAGGTCCACATCCACAGCCCGCGGGACACCGCCGACCTCGGCATCGAGGTCGTGTACCAGGACCTCGCGCTGGCCGACAACCTCGACGTGGTGCAGAACATGTACCTCGGCCGGGAGCGTCGGGGCCGCCTCGGGCTCCTCGACGAGGAGGCGATGGAGTCGGCCGCCAAGGACACGATGGCCGGCCTCGCCGTCACCACCCTCGGCAGCGTCCGCCAGCGCGTCGCCGGCCTGTCCGGCGGCCAGCGGCAGTCGGTGGCCGTGGCCAAGGCCGTCATGTGGAACTCGAAGGTCGTCATCCTCGACGAGCCCACCGCGGCCCTCGGCGTGGCCCAGACCCGCCAGGTCCTCGAGCTCGTGAAGCGCCTCGGCCACCAGGGCCTCGGCGTGATCGTGATCACCCACAACCTGCACGACGTGGCCGAGGTGGCCGACCGCATCGCGGTGCTCCGCCTCGGCCAGATGGTCGCGACCTTCGACGCGGGCGACACGACCCAGCAGGAGATCGTCCAGGCCATCACCGCCGGCGAGCTGAAGGCGGTCCCCGGCATGACCACGGCGGAGTCGACGTGA
- a CDS encoding sugar ABC transporter permease, protein MSETSNPSQQAATEVTDQTAAEHDTAAADLAQDETASELAEAAGEREIHRSDATVGDYARAWFQRVKAGDLGNLPIIIGLLVITVVFTSLNERFLSSINFVNLIVQTSPFVVIAIGAVFVLAIAEVDLSVGYLSGVSMVVAARLLGEEAWPFLPTFLAVLAVGLFAGFVHGWFVAKLGLPSLIVTLAALVGYNGLVLILIGGRGTIVIQDATVISIANRYLPAALSYGLVAASVAAFAAVQLTRRARRSRADLETTPLSIIVIKVAALLVGGLAAVYFAYRSRGVPMIAVILLVLLVAFTIVLMRTGFGRHVYAVGGNPEAARRAGISVDRVRIAAFMISGAMAAMGGLVFASRLRSVDTGSGGGQIELNVIAAVVIGGVSLFGGRGKVSAALFGSLVIVGVDNGMGLLGLSSGAKFVVTAVVLLLAVLVDAVARRGRTRSGVA, encoded by the coding sequence GTGAGCGAGACCTCCAACCCCTCCCAGCAGGCCGCCACCGAGGTCACCGACCAGACGGCCGCCGAGCACGACACCGCGGCCGCCGACCTGGCGCAGGACGAGACCGCGTCGGAGCTCGCCGAGGCCGCCGGCGAGCGCGAGATCCACCGCAGCGACGCGACGGTCGGCGACTACGCGCGGGCCTGGTTCCAGCGGGTCAAGGCCGGCGACCTCGGCAACCTGCCGATCATCATCGGCCTCCTCGTCATCACCGTTGTCTTCACGTCGCTGAACGAGCGGTTCCTCAGCTCGATCAACTTCGTCAACCTCATCGTCCAGACGAGCCCGTTCGTGGTCATCGCCATCGGCGCGGTGTTCGTCCTCGCGATCGCCGAGGTCGACCTGTCCGTCGGCTACCTCTCCGGCGTGTCGATGGTCGTCGCCGCCCGGCTGCTCGGGGAGGAGGCGTGGCCGTTCCTGCCCACGTTCCTCGCGGTGCTGGCCGTCGGGCTGTTCGCCGGCTTCGTGCACGGCTGGTTCGTCGCGAAGCTCGGCCTGCCATCGCTGATCGTCACGTTGGCGGCCCTGGTGGGCTACAACGGCCTGGTCCTGATCCTCATCGGCGGCCGCGGCACGATCGTCATCCAGGACGCCACGGTCATCTCGATCGCCAACCGCTACCTGCCGGCCGCGCTCAGCTACGGCCTCGTGGCCGCCTCGGTCGCCGCGTTCGCGGCGGTCCAGCTCACGAGGCGGGCACGACGCAGCCGGGCCGACCTCGAGACGACGCCGCTCAGCATCATCGTGATCAAGGTGGCGGCGCTGCTCGTCGGTGGCCTCGCGGCGGTGTACTTCGCCTACCGCTCCCGCGGCGTCCCCATGATCGCCGTGATCCTGCTGGTCCTGCTGGTCGCCTTCACCATCGTGTTGATGCGCACCGGCTTCGGGCGCCACGTGTACGCCGTCGGCGGCAACCCCGAGGCCGCCCGGCGGGCCGGCATCAGCGTCGACCGCGTCCGCATCGCCGCGTTCATGATCTCCGGCGCCATGGCCGCCATGGGCGGGCTGGTGTTCGCCTCCCGCCTCCGCTCGGTCGACACCGGCTCCGGCGGCGGGCAGATCGAGTTGAACGTGATCGCCGCGGTCGTGATCGGCGGCGTCAGCCTCTTCGGGGGTCGCGGCAAGGTGTCCGCCGCGCTGTTCGGGTCCCTCGTCATCGTCGGCGTCGACAACGGGATGGGCCTGCTCGGCCTGTCCTCCGGCGCGAAGTTCGTCGTCACCGCCGTCGTGCTGCTGCTGGCCGTCCTGGTCGACGCGGTCGCGCGGCGCGGGCGCACCAGATCCGGCGTGGCCTGA
- a CDS encoding diguanylate cyclase encodes MDDQHRSLWWLQRWRVAAVVAVIGLAAVTADLGLWVVLDRAGLGSSPGGIILRAIAGTLAMAWALWAVLVRPFQHQLAAAERTRRDQQAQLVADAHVSDLDSSLSRALGMAATEDGVLEVTSRALSMITPDEPAELLLADNSQASLRVATASAAGPAGCEVGAPGHCAAARLGRTMTFTDAEALDACPHLRGRGQIAATCVPVSVMGQTIGVVHTTRPARTPLAGTRHAELEVLVHQVGSRLGLLRALAHSELQAATDQLTGLANRRTFESRVERLTAAGTPFVVALGDLDRFKLINDTHGHDAGDQALRAAAKALSSGIRGNDLAARYGGEEFVVLLADCSLEQGLVIVDRLREGVSLTTSGGAIPQVTISFGLAHSSMAIDIEALMRLADVALFDAKREGRDRVVVAQGPVAEAPLAETPQAETAPEPEAAPRAPVVVGGVA; translated from the coding sequence ATGGACGATCAGCACCGGAGCCTGTGGTGGCTGCAGCGCTGGCGGGTCGCGGCGGTCGTCGCGGTGATCGGGCTCGCGGCGGTGACCGCGGACCTGGGGTTGTGGGTCGTGCTCGACCGGGCGGGCCTGGGCTCCTCCCCCGGCGGGATCATCCTGCGGGCCATCGCCGGCACCCTGGCCATGGCCTGGGCGCTGTGGGCGGTGCTGGTCCGGCCCTTCCAGCACCAGCTCGCGGCGGCCGAGCGGACACGGCGGGACCAGCAGGCGCAGCTCGTCGCCGACGCCCACGTCAGCGACCTCGACTCGTCCCTGTCCCGCGCGCTCGGGATGGCGGCGACCGAGGACGGGGTCCTCGAGGTCACCAGCCGCGCCCTGTCGATGATCACGCCGGACGAGCCGGCCGAGCTCCTGCTGGCCGACAACTCCCAGGCATCCCTGCGGGTGGCGACCGCCTCGGCAGCGGGTCCTGCGGGCTGCGAGGTCGGCGCGCCCGGCCACTGCGCCGCGGCCCGGCTCGGCCGGACCATGACGTTCACCGACGCAGAGGCCCTGGACGCCTGCCCGCACCTCCGCGGCCGCGGGCAGATCGCCGCGACGTGCGTCCCGGTGTCGGTCATGGGCCAGACGATCGGGGTGGTCCACACCACCCGCCCGGCCCGCACGCCGCTGGCCGGGACGCGCCACGCCGAGCTGGAGGTGCTCGTCCACCAGGTCGGCTCGCGCCTCGGGCTGCTGCGCGCGCTGGCGCACTCCGAGCTCCAGGCCGCAACCGACCAGCTGACGGGGCTCGCCAACCGGCGGACGTTCGAGTCGAGGGTGGAGCGCCTGACCGCGGCCGGCACGCCGTTCGTCGTGGCGCTCGGCGACCTCGACCGCTTCAAGCTGATCAACGACACCCACGGCCACGACGCCGGGGACCAGGCGCTGCGGGCGGCCGCGAAGGCGCTGTCGTCGGGGATCCGCGGCAACGACCTGGCCGCTCGCTACGGCGGGGAGGAGTTCGTCGTGCTCCTCGCCGACTGCTCGCTCGAGCAGGGCCTCGTGATCGTCGACCGGCTCCGCGAGGGCGTGAGCCTCACGACGTCGGGCGGCGCGATCCCGCAGGTCACGATCAGCTTCGGGCTGGCCCACTCGTCCATGGCGATCGACATCGAGGCGCTGATGCGCCTGGCCGACGTCGCGCTGTTCGACGCGAAGCGGGAGGGGCGGGACCGCGTCGTGGTCGCCCAGGGTCCGGTGGCCGAGGCCCCGCTCGCCGAGACCCCGCAGGCTGAGACGGCACCGGAGCCCGAGGCGGCACCTCGGGCTCCGGTGGTGGTTGGGGGCGTGGCGTGA
- the hrcA gene encoding heat-inducible transcriptional repressor HrcA, producing MNPDPVPSIELDERKSAVLLAVVRAYVRDGEPVGSRRVVEEAGLGVSAATVRNEMAALEDAGYITHPHTSAGRIPTDRGYRYFVDALRGQVSADPDVTAEQVALLDDLLSGAADLEDLLRRATGALSRLTRFAGLVAAPRLDRSRLKHIELVGLSPVTVLAVAIHDTGRVTKRMIELVDPIGDVDVQRARHAINGAAAGLRGLEAPDAISGLSAGAPSELAELIDGVAEAVRAGIDDPDVRSSAGLFVGGTAALADAGQFARLEEVKRVYETLEEQVVVLQVLQDALRDADPGVRIGAELPLRELEACAIVATSYDAPSDSAGQIGVLGPSRMDYAATLGAVRAVAETLERAIAGMTGRQGPSAPSTPTIDGNAHRA from the coding sequence GTGAACCCCGATCCCGTCCCGTCGATCGAGCTGGACGAGCGCAAGTCCGCCGTCCTGCTCGCCGTCGTGCGGGCGTACGTCCGCGACGGCGAGCCCGTCGGGTCGCGTCGGGTCGTCGAGGAGGCCGGGCTGGGCGTGTCCGCCGCGACCGTCCGCAACGAGATGGCGGCCCTCGAGGACGCCGGGTACATCACCCACCCCCACACCTCCGCCGGGCGGATACCGACCGACCGGGGCTACCGCTACTTCGTCGATGCGCTGCGCGGGCAGGTCAGCGCCGACCCGGACGTGACCGCCGAGCAGGTCGCCCTCCTCGACGATCTGCTGAGCGGCGCCGCCGACCTCGAGGACCTCCTGCGACGGGCGACCGGCGCCCTGTCCCGGCTGACGCGGTTCGCCGGGCTGGTCGCCGCTCCCCGCCTGGACCGGTCGCGGTTGAAGCACATCGAGCTCGTCGGGCTGAGCCCGGTGACCGTGCTGGCCGTGGCGATCCACGACACGGGCCGGGTGACCAAGCGGATGATCGAGCTGGTCGACCCCATCGGCGACGTGGACGTCCAACGGGCCCGCCACGCCATCAACGGCGCCGCCGCCGGCCTGCGCGGGCTCGAGGCGCCCGACGCGATCAGCGGGCTGTCCGCCGGTGCGCCGAGCGAGCTGGCCGAGCTGATCGACGGCGTCGCCGAGGCCGTCCGGGCCGGCATCGACGACCCCGACGTCCGCTCCTCCGCAGGGCTCTTCGTCGGTGGCACCGCGGCCCTCGCCGACGCGGGCCAGTTCGCCCGCTTGGAGGAGGTGAAGCGGGTCTACGAGACCCTCGAGGAGCAGGTGGTCGTCCTCCAGGTCCTCCAGGACGCGTTGCGGGATGCCGACCCCGGGGTCAGGATCGGGGCGGAGCTGCCGCTGCGGGAGCTCGAGGCGTGCGCCATCGTCGCCACCTCCTACGACGCGCCGAGCGACTCGGCCGGCCAGATCGGGGTCCTCGGCCCCAGCCGCATGGACTACGCCGCCACGCTCGGCGCGGTCCGGGCGGTCGCCGAGACCCTCGAGCGGGCCATCGCCGGCATGACCGGCCGCCAGGGTCCAAGCGCCCCCTCCACCCCCACCATCGACGGAAATGCCCACCGTGCGTGA